One Bythopirellula goksoeyrii genomic window, CTGGCCCCATACTGCGGCGCATGACCGCGGAACAGATTTGGGATTCCTTGTTGACGCTCACCATGGCTGATCCAGATGGCTACCAACGCCCGCGGAGTGATGCTTTGGTCCAAGCAGTGAAACTTGAGACGGATCAGCCGCTGAGCAGTGAATTCTTGCTCAACAAGGCAGCGGCACTAGATAAGTTGCGTCGAGACGGTCCTGAAGCGAAGCTGAATAAGCAATACACCCACAAAGGCGTGTTATTGGCCCGCGCGTCGGAATTGCCCCTCCCATTGCCCCCTTCCCACTTCCTACGGCAATTCGGCCAAAGCGATCGAGAACTAATCCAGGGAGGCAGCACCGAGGGCCACGTTCCGCAGATACTGACCATGTTTAATGGACCGATCTCACATAAGTTGCTCAACGAAGGGACGGTCATCTATGACGAGGTAGTGGCTTCCTCTGATTTGCGAGATCAGATCGACGTTATTTTCCTCAGCATCGTCGGACGCAAACCGACACGTACCGACTACAAGCTCGCAGTAAGAGAGATCCAAGCTGATGGCCCTGCTGGCTATGGAAACGTAATATGGGCCTTGCTCAACACACGCGAGTTCTTATTTATCCAGTAATTGGAAAGAAATTAGAACGCTGATTTTGTTGATTACCGCAGACTCTTGAGAGTTTAACCATGTTCGAGATCAACCGACAAGAAGTCCCTTCGACATCCCGTCGCAAGTTTATGGAACAAACTGCTCGGCAGTTGCTCGGGGTCAGTTTTTTGCCCTTAATGGCAACGCAGGCACAAGGTGCATCTTCCAGGTCCAAGGGAACCGCCAAGCAAGTCATCTACCTGTTCATGGATGGGGCGATGAGTCAACTCGACACCTTTGATCCCAAACCTGGCAGTGAAGTCCAGGGGGAAACCAAGACAATCGACACCAACGTTGCTGGGGTGAAGTTCGGACAGAATCTCCCTGAGCTTGCCAAGATGATGGATCAATTGGTCCTCATCCGTTCTCTGAGCACGCAAACCGGGGACCATGATGGCGGCAAATACTTGATGCGCACCGGCTACAAGGCGATTGCTTCCACTCGCCATCCTTCGCTCGGGCCCTGGATTCAGAAGCTGGCTGGTAAGGGGAATGAGATCCTACCGGGAAGCGTGGTGATAGGCGGTGGCTCCGGTCATCCTGCAGCGGGGTATCTGGGAGCACAGTATGCACCAGTTCCCATCTCTGACGCCCGTCGCGGCGTGGAGAATAGCAAGCCTCCCAAGTATCTGACTGCTGAACGTTTCGACAATCGAATGCGACTGACCGAGCGTTTTGATCGTGCATTTGAAAACAAGTATCGTACCGCTCAAGTGTCAGGTTATGCCGACCTTTATCGAGAAGCAATTTCGCTAATGCGGAGTGATGAACTCGCAGTCTTCGACGTCAACCAAGAACCAGAAAAAGTTCGCAAAGCCTACGGAGAAGATGGTTTCGGCCTCGGCTGCTTGTTGGCAAGACGCCTTGTGGAGCATGGAGTACGCTTCGTCGAAGTGAATCTAGGTGGCTGGGATATGCACACGAACCTGTTTAGCAGTATGGCTGGCCGCGCTCAGGTGCTTGACAAGGCGGTAGCGACATTGCTCGCTGACCTGAAGAGCAAAGGGCTTTTGGACCAAACGCTGGTGGTCGTGGGCACAGAGTTCGGTCGGACACCCACCATCAACCAAAACGCCGGCCGCGATCATCATCCCGGAGCGTATTCCTGTGTGCTGGCGGGTGGCGGCGTGATCGGTGGGACAGTCTATGGTGAGACCGACAAAGAAGCCCGCACCGTGGAAAAGGACCCGGTCTCCGTGCAAGATTTCAACAGCACAATTGCCTATGCACTTGGATTAGACCCGAGTGAAGAAATCTACTCTCCTGACCAACGGCCTTTTACATTGGGACATGATGGTGAGCCTCTGATGCAGTTATTTGGATAGACCGATGAGCCAGCGAAAGTCGTTGATCACTTATCCACCTTGAAAGAGCAAGTATGCTGCTGCTCCTGCAATGAACACCGCAAGTGCCGCCAAGGCCATGATGACTTTATCGAGTGGCCACCTCCGTGCTGCGCGTTCTGCCTGCTCCTCTTGTTCGCGGGCCTGACGTTCTCGATCGGCAACGATGATTTGTGGCAAGGTGGCGCCCCCCATGGCCCCGGCATCGGTAGTGTCCTGCTGAACGTCTTGCGTCTCGCTGTTCTCATATTCCACGGGCAAAGTGTCGGCGAGTGTTGTATTGTGATTCAAACTGCCAGACAGCTTGGTCAAGGATCCGACATGCTGACGGGCTGCAGTGTCCGAGCCTGAAACCCAGGGTCTTAAGAGGACGGATACTTCTTCGGCAGTTGCGACGCGATCTGCCGGTCGCTTTTCCATGAGGGCTGCAATAATTCGCGCAAAATCATCGCTCACTTCTGGATTCAGTTTCTGCGGTGGTAAGGGAGTTTCCTCCAAACTGCGTCGAAGTTTGTCCGCTGTGTCACCCCCCGGAAACGGAACTTTTCCTGTGACGGCATAATACAAGGTGCAACCGAGCGAATAAATGTCACTCACGGTCTGCAACTTTTCAGGAGACACGATTATTTCTGGTGCCACATAATCGGCGGTGCCGACAATGTGGCGTGGCTTCTTGCCATCGGAGGGTTGTTGATCGGTGTGGAAGGAAGCGAGTCCAAGATCTGCCAGTTTCGTGTTTCCGTCTGGTGTAATAAGGAGATTGCCGGGCTTCACATCGCGGTGCACCAAACCGCTCTCGTGTGCATAGGCCAAAGCCTCTGCTGCCTGCGTCACAATCATTGCCGCTTCTTTCAGGGGCAGCGGGCCGTGATGGCGAACTAGCTTACGAAGATCCGTGCCCGGCACATACTCGGTTACCAAGAAGTAGGTATCTCCATCCGTGTCGGCATAAGTAAGATGAACCAGGTTCGGATGGGTGAGTCGTGCCTGAGCTCGGATTTCTCGAAGGAAGCTAGCAATCGTCGTAGGGTTGGTTTGGTTCTTCGGCAACACTTTGACCGCTTCGATACGACCGAGTAGAACATGCTCACACTTGAAGACCCAGCCCATGCCACCATGACCAATCGCGTCGAGAATTCGATAGGCTCCTAGCGTGAATTTTGTGCGACCCAACCTCAACTGTTCAGCCTGCCAGCGATTGAGATAGCCAAGTGCAATCATCTGCGCTGAAAGCTGCTCATCAGAGATCTCATCAAGTCCCTGGTCTTCCCTGGGTAGCGACTCGACAAGCACCTGCCAGGCGCGATCGATCTTCTCTTCGCTTAAGAGACCGCTAGCTAAACCAGCACGTTCTAGGATGGAGCGTTCAGCACGCAAGAGAGTAACTCACAAAAGGATTATTGAGGAAAAGCATGCGAGTCTGACATTGAACTCCATTTTAGAGATCCACTCGCGAAGATTTAAGCACGAAAAATTCATAAAAAACGCAATTAATGGCAAAGAACCGCTCTGCGAAGTGATTATTCAGATGAGACTGGCCAGTTCAGGATCCGTTTTCCAATACTTGGGAACCGGGGCGGTAAAAGTCATGGATTGGCCCAGGGTAGGATGATCGACCCCCAATTCGCGGGCATGCAAGGCAATTCCCTGGGAAAAGGGGCGCTCGCTACCATACTTTCTGTCTCCAATGATGGGAAATCCAAGTTTTGCCAATTGGACACGAATCTGGTGTTTTCGGCCCGTTTCAAGTTGAATTTCCACTAGACTCGATTCGGCCGATTTCTTGAGGGCTCGATAGCTCAGTCGAGCCAACTGTGCATCGGGACAATCCGCATGGGTCACATGCATCTTCCGATGGCGATCGTCCTTACGGAGGTAGTGTTCCAATGTGTCAGTCTCTTCAGGCAGCACACCATTGACCACCGCCCAGTAGATTTTCCTTGTCTTGCGATCTCGAAAAGCAGCCGACAATCGCGAGGCGGCTTTCGAAGTGCGGGCTAGTAAGGTGACTCCCGTCACAGGTGCATCCAGCCTGCTGACCACTCCCAGGTACACATTCCCAGGTTTGTTGTATTTCTCACGGATATACTCTTTGGCGATCTTGATAAGACTTGGCTGATCGTCAGCTACACCCATCGTCGGCAACATCGCCTGCTTGTTGACGACGAGTAGGTGATTGTCTTCGTACAAGACATCGAGTTGTTTTGATGGATGTTTCATTTTCCAAGAATGGTTGCCACTACATGCAGAATCATGCTAACCTTTTCTGAGCTTCAGTTTTTCACGCCACGAGAATTTCAATGTCGCAGTTTCGCATCATTCTTGCCAGTAGTTCTCCCCAACGCAAAGCACTTCTTTCCGGTGCGGGGTACGAGTTTGAGGTTATGCCACCCGATGAATCGGTTGAAAGCGGCATCTGCAGCAACTGTGGCCCAGCGGAGTTGGTGCTTGATCTCTCCGCCAGAAAGGCGGCCCACATCGCCAGTCGGCTACTTGCCAACTTGGCTCAACCGACCTTGATTGTCGCCTGCGATACCGTGGCAGAATGCCGGGGCACAATTCTCGGCAAGCCCCATGATGAAGAGCACGCGCGTGCGATTCTTGAACAACTGCGTGGAACTCGACACCGGGTTTATAGTGGACTGTGTTTATGGTTGCTCAGTCCCGACTCCAAGACTGCCCCGCGAACTAGAATCGCAATTACGGAACTTGAAATGCAAAACCTCAGTGATGCAGAGATCGACGAATACTTGGCGACAGGACTTTGGCAGGGCAAGGCGGGAGCCTTCGGCATTCAGGATCATCCCAACTGGTTGAGTATTGTTCAGGGGAGCGAATCGAATGTAATCGGACTGCCGATGGAATTGCTCGCGGAGATGATGGGAGATTCGTGACGCGGCCAAACTGTTTAATCCGCAGGGGAGCGCTCAGATTTCTCGATTGAGTTCAACCGACTGAACTCGCTATACTGCTATGCTCCGACAAAGACTCACTTTTAATCAGGGCGGTCATGAAATTACGTTTAGGCATCATTGGGGTAGGAGCCGCCTGGGAGTCGCGGCACTTACCTGCCTTGCGAGCGCTTTCTGATCGCTTTGAAGTGTGTGCCGTCTGTGATCCGGTACAGCATCGCGCGGTTCAAACAGCCAAGGCCTTCGGGGCATCGGTCTACGATGGCTTTCGAGCATTGATGGACCGTGAGGATATTGATGCGGTTCTTCTGCTATCTGCCCATTTCTATGGTGCCACGCCTATCTTTGCTGCCTGCGAGTATGGCAAAGCGATGTATTGTGCCGCGGCCCTTGAATTGCAAGACGACCAGGCGGCTATCTTACGAGAGCGAGTTCAGGAAGCAGGCATTGCATTCATGGCGGAGTTCGCCTGCCGTCTCTCGCCAGCCACCCTGCGGCTCAAAGAATTGCTAGCCACTCGATTGGGTGCACCCCAACTTTTGTTTTGTAATCGCCGCCGTAGCTCTCCAGCGAAGAATGGCAATGGTGATCATTGTGCCCGTGATTTGGTCGAGTTGGTCGATTGGTGCCGTTATGTCGTGGATGCCGATCCCACGTCGCTATTGGCGACCTCGCATCTTTCACCAACAACGGCGTTCAACGACTACTTTGCCGTGAGCCTGGATTTCTCGCCCAACGGTGAGGTAGGCGCTGGACCGGTTGCGATTATCGGTTGTGGCAATTATGTTGCCGAGGCATTTGAAGAATCACTCTCTTATCGACGCCCTGCCGACTTGAAGGTCGTGTGTGAACGCGGAATTGCCTTCATTGATTTACCAAGTACGGTCGCATGGTTTGATGGGGCAGGACAGCACCTTGAAAAACTTGAGCACGACCGCAACGTGGGTGAACAACTTCTCTTGCATTTTCATCGAGCTGTGCAGAGCCTCGTGCTCAAAACCTCCAGTCTGCAAGATGCTCATCGTGCCATTACGATCACGAATCAGGCGAAGACAAGCTGCCGTACTGGACAGCGCATTTTTTGCAAATTGAACGACTAATTCTGCAACATCCCTGGCAGTACTCGCTGTTCACTGGGTCGTTTGACACCCCCCCGCAAAGCACCTTATATTGCTCCTACATTCGAGCCGATTCGGCTTTCCATTTCGTCACCTACCCAGTCAGAAAAATGTCGATTACCGCCAACGATCTTTCGCAATTGTCGATCAATACGATTCGCACCCTATCTATGGATGGCGTTGAAGCCGCCGGTTGTGGACATCCGGGGACTCCAATGGCCCTGGCACCTGTGACGTATCAACTTTGGTCTGAGGTTCTCAACTACGACCCTGCCTCACCACTGTGGCCAAATCGCGATCGATATGTTCTCTCCTGCGGTCACGCCTCGATGCTGATCTACTCAATGCTGCATCTGTCGGGAGTTCGCAAAATCACCGCCGAAGGCAAGCTTACCGACGAGCCTTCAGTTTCACTGGATGATCTTCGCAACTTTCGCCAATTAGGTAGCGCTACTCCCGGGCATCCCGAGTTCGGCCATACGACTGGCGTGGAAACGACAACCGGCCCGTTAGGTCAAGGCTGCGGCAACAGCGTCGGAATGGCAATCGCCGGCAAGTGGTTGGCGGCTCGCTACAATCGCCCCGATTTCCAGTTGTTCAACTACAACGTGTACGCCCAGTGCAGCGACGGTGACCTCATGGAAGGTGTCGCCTGCGAGGCGGCTTCCCTGGCTGGTCATCTCAAACTCGATAACTTGTGTTGGATCTACGACGACAACTCGATCACGATCGAAGGACGCACCAAACTGGCATTTAGCGAAGATGTGGCAACTCGATTCGAGGGACTGGGCTGGAATGTGGTCCGCGTGGCTGACCCCAATGACCTTGGCGCATTAAGCGTTGCCTATGATGCGTTTGAGAATTGCAGCGATGCTCCCACGCTCATTATCGTGACCACCGTGATTGGTTATGGCTCACCTAACAAGGCCGACACGTCGAAAGCCCACGGTGAAGCACTGGGGGCGGAAGAAGTAAAGCTTACCAAAGAAGCCTATGGCTGGCCTGCTGACGCGCAGTTTTTGGTTCCCCCTGAAGTTACCGAGCATTTCCAAAACACGCTGGGACAGCGGGGTAGCGAAGCTCGCGAGGATTGGGAAGATCTCTTTGCCAAATATCAGAAGGCCCATCCGGAAGATGCGAAAGATTTGCTCCAGATGCAGCGACGGGAGCTTCCCACGGGCTGGGACACTGAGATCATCGAATTCCCCGCGGATGCCAAAGGGGTCGCCACTCGCAATTCCGGTGGCAAGGCGCTCAATGCTTTCGCTAAGAAAATCCCTTGGCTCTTAGGTGGCTCGGCAGACTTGGCTCCTTCAACCAAAACGCTTTTGGAATTTGACGACACCGGTAATTTTTCTGCCGACGACTATGCAGGCCGCAATTTCCACTTCGGTATCCGCGAACACGCAATGGCAGCCGCAGTGAATGGCATGGCGCTTTCAGGACTGCGCCCTTATGGAGCCACGTTCTTTGTCTTTAGCGACTATCTGCGGCCCTCGATGCGGCTCAGTGCCATCATGGGCATTCCATCGGTATTGGTCTTCACTCACGACTCGATCGGTGTCGGTGAAGATGGTCCCACACACCAACCCGTGGAGCAATTGGCCGCTGCCCGTGCGATTCCGGGCTTGGTCGTGATCCGCCCTGGCGATGCCAATGAATCGGTCTACGCCTGGAAAGCTGCCTTGGAAAACAGTCATCGACCCACAGCGATCATTCTTACCCGCCAGAATCTGCCCACGCTGGACCGCACCAAATATGCCTCTGCTGAGGGGACTCTTAAGGGTGGCTATGTCTTATCCGACGCAGAGGGAGGCAAGCCCGATGCCATTCTGCTGGCCACTGGAAGTGAGTTATCGCTGGCCGTTGCTGCTCAAGAGGAACTCGCAAAATCTGGAGTGAAGGCACGAGTGGTAAGCTTGCCTTCCTTCGAACTGTTTGACGAGCAACCTCAAGCCTATCAGGACGAGGTACTTCCACCTGAGATCACTGCACGGGTAGCTATCGAAGCGGGCGTCCGCCAGGGATGGGATCGCTATCTTGCCGGTCGAGGTGCCTTCGTCGGTATGGATGGATTTGGAATGTCGGCGCCGTTCGAGCAGATCTACGAGGCAGTCGGAATTACCTCAGCTAAGGTAGTGGAAGAGGCCAAACGACTCGTAGGCAAATAAATGGAGGCCGGAAACCAGCCGTGCGCACTTCCGGCACCCGGTCATCCCCGCGCAGGCGGGGACCCAGGCGTCGCGTTTAAACTCTAGGATCCCAACTGCGCGGGAATAACAAATACCGCCTATCGCCGGCTCCCAGGACTTCCCGTGGCAAACGTGATCTCGATTTCCGGCTTCTCCGACCCTTTCAGCAGCTTGTCCCACCTTCTGGGGGCAGGGGTGTTTGCGGTTCTATCCGTTTTTTTGGTGCGGCGTGGTCGAGGGGATGCCTGGAGGGTGTTTAGTCTCGTACTTTTCTGCCTGGGGGCCGTTGCTCTACTTACCATTAGTGGCGTGAATCATTTGATCGCACGGCAAGGCACCACGCACCTGATCATGCAGCGGCTCGATCATGCCGCAATCTTCGTCCTCATTGCCTGCTCGTTTACCCCAATTCACATGATACTTTTCCATGGTTGGGGACGCTGGGGGGCATTGGCAATCATCTGGGCCATTGCCTTTCTGGGTATCACTCTAAAATCGATTTTTTTCGTCTCGATTTCAGAAAGCGTCGGCACAGCAATGTACATCGGCATGGGTTGGATCGGACTCTTTTCATGGTTCTCCATCGTACGGCGCTATGGCTTCGATTTCGCTCAACCGATCATGTGGGGAGGACTCGCGTATACCATCGGTGCCATTCTCGACATCCTACAATGGCCCGTGGTGATCAGCGGGGTTATTCAATGGCACGAGGTCTTCCACGTCGCAGTCTTGCTAGGCCTCGCCTGCCACTGGTCCTTCATCTACCAAATCGCCAACTGGCCCATCGACACCCCGCATAGAAACGCGCCCCGTTCCGTTTAGTCGAGGCCCACAGGGAAGCGAACCCCGTTAACCGCGCTGCGGAGCCCCAGCGCAGCAAAGCGAGTATCCGCAACACTCGAAGAAAACAAGCTCCCCTCCCCACAAAAAACCAATATTAGACCCGGTCCGTATAAGGTTCCCTCCAGTAACTTGAAGTTCCACTGCGCTCAGCTACAATTGGTATCTGAATAACTTGTCCCTTTCCGGTGACTACTTCATCCTGAGATTTGTGTTTATTTTAGGTGTAATACGGCCTTCACTTTTGCTGTCGACCTTCATAGCAGTAAGTGCGAATCGTTAATTTCGAAGGGAGCGATTGTGAAAGACCTTCGTTTTGACTGGCTTGCTCTCTTTGCGCCTCTGTGTGCGCTGACAGTGTTCATCACACCGGTCGTAAGAGCCAATGACTTTGAATCTTGGCCTACGTACGGAGGCAATAATGCACACACCGGATACGTCCCTGTTGACCTAGACACGAGGGGATATCGCTTGGATTGGCACAGGGACTTTTTGCTACCGCAAACACAGCAACCTGGGTCGCCCGCCGTGATTGAAAATGGCCGGGTTTTTGTGACGACTAGAGACATCGGCCTGGAGGCAATTTCCCTTGATACAGGAACAACGCTCTGGAGAAATCAATTCGAATTCAACTATCGAGGTATCGGTTTCCCGTCCGTTTACGAAGGCACAGTGTACTTGAATCTCTTCGGACACTCCTCCACAAGTGGCAACACCCCTGACCCTGCACTCGCATCATTCGATGCTACTACCGGTCAAGAGCACTATCGGGTTGCTCACGAAGGGCAAAGCGGTTCGGGCGGACAGCCAGTCGTCTCCAATGGAGGAGTCTTCATGTCGGGGGGCTACTTTGGCGGCATCGACGGATACGATGCGAATACGGGAACACGCCTATGGTTCAAAGCACTCGGACTACACTACAACTGGGTGCCATCGGCAGATGAGAATCACGTTTACGTATACAACAACGGAAACTATGCCGGTCAAAGAGGCGAGTTACTGGTCATGAATCCTCATACTGGAAGCTATACCAGCATCCCTGATCCGCAGTCACCCACAATCTACGATTATCCGGAAACACCGGTGCTTGGTGCTAACAACCGTGCATACGTTAGTAGAGTCGGAGCATTTGTGGCCTTCGATTTAGAGAATTCTAGAATCGACTGGCAACGAGACCTTCGTATTTCGCAATTCGCAATCGACGAGGACCGGCTTTACAGTGTTGGAAATCAAGGTTTGATTGAGGTATCACTGATTGACGGCGCCGAACTCCGGTCCTGGAATGAGGAGGACCTTCTTCTATCTGGAACAAGTTTTGAAGGCTATCAACCGTTTCTTACAAACTCTCATGTGCTGATCATGACGGCCTCCGAAACACTTGCAATCAATCGCGTGTCATGGGATATCGATTGGCGTTTGCCCTATTCCGGTCGCGTTTCCTTCGCCGATAACAGGCTACTAATCAGCAACAGTTCTGAGGGTGTTGCTGCGTTCGTACCAATACCTGAGCCTAACACATTTTCTTTGCTATCATTTGCAGTTTTGGCAACGTTCATCTATGAAATTAGGCGATGGTCGCTTTGGCACTATTGACCTAATTGTCTTAATCAACAATTACAAACAGCTGTGATCGCTCTGATTCTATTACCGCTATGTCAACTTCTTATACAGGACAGGTCTAACATTGGCGATTTGGGCTGGCCTTGTTTCGCCGTCTTCGGCGGCGGACAGAATAGAAGGGTCTGACCAACTTGCGGTAAATCGTTCTATCCTGATTGTTCCTCTGTCGAGATTACCCCAGGTCGCTCCCTATTCAAGGCAAATGCCGGAACTGTGCACCGCTTGTTCCGGCCTACGGACTTCCCGAAGTGGCCAAAAAAAGTTGTGGACCTTCTCCCCGGCATCTTGATAATGGTACGTGCGATAAGTAATAGGAACGCACTATCGCCCGCAAAGTCTTGCGGGTTTGCTCGCGCCAGGTCCGCGCGCTGAACGAGTTTGGCGGTTTGGACGAGCAAATAGCGGCCAGGTCGCTGGGGTTCTGTTTTCAAAACCCCTCCGCACGGCAAGCAACGAGATTCGCGTAAGTCATGATCGGCTAACGAGTTGAAGCCCAACGAACTGGTAGAATGAGAGGGGGTTTTGTTTTGTAGAAAAAGATTTCGACAAAATGTGCAGGGACAAAACCCCTGCTTCGGTGCGCAGGATTGAGATAGAATCGTGAGTTTTACACTACCCTCGCGGCAACACGATGGCAGCAAGAGGTGACTGAATATCTTCTTGTCGACCGTTGCGGAGAAGTAATTGGGACGGGAAGGTCGTGCTCTCGACCCATTCCCACTCACAAACCACAAGTCTGGTTCTCGCCTCTCGATACTTGGCTTTCGACTTTCTCAGATGGCCCAAAAACCATAGTAGAAATATACCCTTCCATCGGTGACAATGAGTTCGCAAGAGAGGCATCTCGGTTTTGAGTCGCCTCAATTGAGTCAACCCGTAGAATCAGGAGAACTGCAAAGTCATATACGCTGATTCCCGAATGCCCAATTCGCAATGAACAATGACCAAAACATTAGAGTCTTCTGCCGAGATTGGTCATTGGAAATTGCACATTGGTCAATGTTCAACTCATACGACGAACTTTGCAGTTTTCCTGCACGTAGAATGCAGAATCTTGACAACCAGCGATTGCAACTTGCCCATCTTAAACTCTGCAGGATAATGAACCTTTGCTTCCTACCAAATAACATCGCCCCTTCGTGGAACAGTAAACTATGCTGAACTCTTGTAAAGTACGTCTTGCAAATCGAGCCGTTCTGGTCATCTCACTGGTATGCCTCTGGAATTGTCCGACATTGGCCATTGTCCAAGCAGCCGATGTCGTCTCTTACTTACCAAAACACACGCTCGGCTATGCCGTAGTAAAGAACATTGGTGAGGCAGATCAGAAGATCTCGAAGCTCGCTAGTTTGTTCAATCCGAATCTTCCCTCTCCGCTTGTGCTGGCCAAATCGATTACCGGTCTTTCGCAAGGTATCGATCTCGCGGGTGACGCAGCGTTCGCTTACCGCGGTAACCCTGCTGTCCCAGCCGATCCGATCCCTCTGGTTCTGTTGCCAATTATTGACTATGAAACTTTCGCTTCGGGAATTGGAGCAGACACTACTGGAGAAATCTGCCGAGTGCGATTGGCGGAAGTTGATTTGCTGTTTGCGCGCCAAGGGGAATTTGCACTTGTCATGAACGTTGAGCACCGCAATATGATGCGCCATGTTCTGGCCATGCAGCCGGAGGCTAATCTGGGTTCTTTCACAGATTGGGTTGCTAACAACGATATCTCGATTATTGTCTCGCGCTATGGATTGGCTCACATTGCCAGATTTGGCTTGTCCTTGGAAACGACAGCCGAAGAAGAAACCTTCGTAGAGGATGACTTTGATGAGATCGTGATCAACGAGAATCTCACTCAGCACGATAGCTGGCCACTCGTGGAGTTTGCGCGCAGAAACTTTCGCCGAGTAGGTATTGGGCTATCGCTTGACGATGCGAGCAATGCAAGACTCCGGTGGAAGGGTGAGTTGCTCTCTCCATTGCAGAACATTGAAGAATCGGACATCAGCCCGCAACAGAGACTAGTGGGATATCGTGCTAGAGCGTATGCCATGGCTGGCGGTGGTGAACTACCTGCCCGGGCAGGTGAGATGCTAGCCGAGTTCATGACTAGCCTTTCCGTTCATGATGCTCAACAGCAAGGTCGAGCCGAATTTACTCGGGAAGATTGGGCTGACGAACGAAAGAGTTGGGATCTAGCTCTGGCCGACATACGGGAAGTATCGCTGCTGATGGTCCCTCCTGCGGAAGGGGAACCGCTGCTTTCGACTTTCTTTGCTCGACTTACCGTTGAAGATTCGGCAGAGTATCTAGCTTCGCTTAAACAGTCCTATGAGTTGGCTAATGATTTGACGGAGCGATCAACGAGCGAAATAAAGATGCTCTATGATCTTGATCCCGCAGCAATCGGCGACGTGGAGGGGCTATCGATCAAATCGGATCTAGATAAGGCAACGGGAGATCAGAATGTTGAGATTTGGCAGGCAATGCTAACCGCCTGTCTGGGCTCCGAACACACATTGGCGATTCACTGTTCTCCAGTCGACAAAGAGCATGTCTTTATTGGGCTGCAATCGAAAGATAAACTTCTAGAATTCATCGAAGGGTTCACTGAGGGTAAGACGGGACTCGCAACTGAAGCGACAGTACAAAAAACGCTTGACCTTATCGCCCCCGAGGTCCCCTATGTTCA contains:
- the tkt gene encoding transketolase — translated: MSITANDLSQLSINTIRTLSMDGVEAAGCGHPGTPMALAPVTYQLWSEVLNYDPASPLWPNRDRYVLSCGHASMLIYSMLHLSGVRKITAEGKLTDEPSVSLDDLRNFRQLGSATPGHPEFGHTTGVETTTGPLGQGCGNSVGMAIAGKWLAARYNRPDFQLFNYNVYAQCSDGDLMEGVACEAASLAGHLKLDNLCWIYDDNSITIEGRTKLAFSEDVATRFEGLGWNVVRVADPNDLGALSVAYDAFENCSDAPTLIIVTTVIGYGSPNKADTSKAHGEALGAEEVKLTKEAYGWPADAQFLVPPEVTEHFQNTLGQRGSEAREDWEDLFAKYQKAHPEDAKDLLQMQRRELPTGWDTEIIEFPADAKGVATRNSGGKALNAFAKKIPWLLGGSADLAPSTKTLLEFDDTGNFSADDYAGRNFHFGIREHAMAAAVNGMALSGLRPYGATFFVFSDYLRPSMRLSAIMGIPSVLVFTHDSIGVGEDGPTHQPVEQLAAARAIPGLVVIRPGDANESVYAWKAALENSHRPTAIILTRQNLPTLDRTKYASAEGTLKGGYVLSDAEGGKPDAILLATGSELSLAVAAQEELAKSGVKARVVSLPSFELFDEQPQAYQDEVLPPEITARVAIEAGVRQGWDRYLAGRGAFVGMDGFGMSAPFEQIYEAVGITSAKVVEEAKRLVGK
- a CDS encoding Gfo/Idh/MocA family protein, producing MKLRLGIIGVGAAWESRHLPALRALSDRFEVCAVCDPVQHRAVQTAKAFGASVYDGFRALMDREDIDAVLLLSAHFYGATPIFAACEYGKAMYCAAALELQDDQAAILRERVQEAGIAFMAEFACRLSPATLRLKELLATRLGAPQLLFCNRRRSSPAKNGNGDHCARDLVELVDWCRYVVDADPTSLLATSHLSPTTAFNDYFAVSLDFSPNGEVGAGPVAIIGCGNYVAEAFEESLSYRRPADLKVVCERGIAFIDLPSTVAWFDGAGQHLEKLEHDRNVGEQLLLHFHRAVQSLVLKTSSLQDAHRAITITNQAKTSCRTGQRIFCKLND
- a CDS encoding DUF1501 domain-containing protein; translation: MFEINRQEVPSTSRRKFMEQTARQLLGVSFLPLMATQAQGASSRSKGTAKQVIYLFMDGAMSQLDTFDPKPGSEVQGETKTIDTNVAGVKFGQNLPELAKMMDQLVLIRSLSTQTGDHDGGKYLMRTGYKAIASTRHPSLGPWIQKLAGKGNEILPGSVVIGGGSGHPAAGYLGAQYAPVPISDARRGVENSKPPKYLTAERFDNRMRLTERFDRAFENKYRTAQVSGYADLYREAISLMRSDELAVFDVNQEPEKVRKAYGEDGFGLGCLLARRLVEHGVRFVEVNLGGWDMHTNLFSSMAGRAQVLDKAVATLLADLKSKGLLDQTLVVVGTEFGRTPTINQNAGRDHHPGAYSCVLAGGGVIGGTVYGETDKEARTVEKDPVSVQDFNSTIAYALGLDPSEEIYSPDQRPFTLGHDGEPLMQLFG
- a CDS encoding Maf family protein, which encodes MSQFRIILASSSPQRKALLSGAGYEFEVMPPDESVESGICSNCGPAELVLDLSARKAAHIASRLLANLAQPTLIVACDTVAECRGTILGKPHDEEHARAILEQLRGTRHRVYSGLCLWLLSPDSKTAPRTRIAITELEMQNLSDAEIDEYLATGLWQGKAGAFGIQDHPNWLSIVQGSESNVIGLPMELLAEMMGDS
- a CDS encoding RluA family pseudouridine synthase, which translates into the protein MKHPSKQLDVLYEDNHLLVVNKQAMLPTMGVADDQPSLIKIAKEYIREKYNKPGNVYLGVVSRLDAPVTGVTLLARTSKAASRLSAAFRDRKTRKIYWAVVNGVLPEETDTLEHYLRKDDRHRKMHVTHADCPDAQLARLSYRALKKSAESSLVEIQLETGRKHQIRVQLAKLGFPIIGDRKYGSERPFSQGIALHARELGVDHPTLGQSMTFTAPVPKYWKTDPELASLI
- a CDS encoding serine/threonine-protein kinase; protein product: MRAERSILERAGLASGLLSEEKIDRAWQVLVESLPREDQGLDEISDEQLSAQMIALGYLNRWQAEQLRLGRTKFTLGAYRILDAIGHGGMGWVFKCEHVLLGRIEAVKVLPKNQTNPTTIASFLREIRAQARLTHPNLVHLTYADTDGDTYFLVTEYVPGTDLRKLVRHHGPLPLKEAAMIVTQAAEALAYAHESGLVHRDVKPGNLLITPDGNTKLADLGLASFHTDQQPSDGKKPRHIVGTADYVAPEIIVSPEKLQTVSDIYSLGCTLYYAVTGKVPFPGGDTADKLRRSLEETPLPPQKLNPEVSDDFARIIAALMEKRPADRVATAEEVSVLLRPWVSGSDTAARQHVGSLTKLSGSLNHNTTLADTLPVEYENSETQDVQQDTTDAGAMGGATLPQIIVADRERQAREQEEQAERAARRWPLDKVIMALAALAVFIAGAAAYLLFQGG